In the Akkermansiaceae bacterium genome, one interval contains:
- a CDS encoding PEP-CTERM sorting domain-containing protein → MKNKMMMPYLTRPTPLLAALGLLAATVAESQAVLFSYYIGVDGQQTIPTGAYAGLANPNANRLTLLFAHPNEASPSSGHYHSKGVYRYQPGSPVGSPVIEVNPANYLPEGSAAPLSMTAGVGIYAGKSVVLEDSSNGFSLIDFRDTDDLAAYAPGTAESYMYNSSGGRWTGSIAGADVHLVLVWKSDGLNIGNDSSLNIGLNGAGDEYHLSDDVNFSPVFWTEQDAVPGTYLAQFKLVDEEGIFGDSGTFEFRFDVVPEPSSALLAAGAAALGLMRRRR, encoded by the coding sequence ATGAAAAACAAGATGATGATGCCCTACCTCACCCGTCCCACCCCGCTGCTGGCCGCGCTCGGCCTGCTCGCCGCCACCGTGGCGGAAAGCCAGGCGGTCCTGTTCAGCTACTACATCGGCGTGGATGGCCAGCAGACCATCCCGACCGGAGCGTATGCTGGACTCGCCAACCCGAACGCGAACCGCCTGACCCTGCTCTTCGCCCACCCCAACGAGGCCAGCCCGTCCAGCGGCCACTACCACTCGAAGGGGGTGTACCGCTACCAGCCCGGCTCGCCGGTGGGCAGTCCCGTCATCGAGGTGAACCCGGCCAACTACCTGCCGGAAGGGAGCGCCGCCCCGCTTTCCATGACCGCCGGGGTCGGCATCTACGCCGGAAAGTCCGTGGTGCTGGAGGACAGCTCGAATGGTTTCAGCCTGATCGATTTCCGGGACACGGATGATCTGGCGGCCTACGCGCCGGGGACGGCGGAGAGCTACATGTACAACTCCTCCGGCGGGCGCTGGACCGGCTCGATCGCCGGGGCGGACGTCCACTTGGTGCTGGTGTGGAAATCCGACGGGCTGAACATCGGCAACGACAGCTCTCTCAACATCGGCCTCAATGGTGCGGGTGATGAATATCATCTGTCGGATGATGTGAATTTCTCCCCGGTGTTCTGGACGGAGCAGGACGCGGTGCCGGGCACGTATCTGGCGCAGTTCAAGCTGGTGGATGAGGAAGGCATCTTCGGGGATTCCGGCACGTTCGAGTTCCGCTTCGATGTGGTGCCGGAGCCATCGTCCGCCCTGCTGGCGGCGGGGGCCGCGGCGCTGGGACTGATGCGCAGGCGGCGTTGA
- a CDS encoding OsmC family protein yields MTMKRTASAQWNGTLKEGSGTLETQSAILKDTPYSFRSRFADGTETNPEELIAAAHAGCFSMALSLMLEQAGSPPESISTKAELSFDTDKLEITIIVLTLTAKVPGISEEKFQEVAQQAKAGCPVSKVLKAEIKLNATLES; encoded by the coding sequence ATCACCATGAAACGCACTGCATCCGCCCAATGGAATGGCACCCTCAAGGAAGGGTCCGGCACCCTCGAAACCCAGAGCGCGATCCTCAAGGACACTCCGTATTCCTTCCGCTCCCGCTTTGCCGATGGCACGGAGACGAACCCGGAGGAACTCATCGCCGCGGCCCACGCGGGATGTTTCTCCATGGCGTTGTCCCTCATGCTCGAGCAAGCGGGTTCCCCGCCTGAAAGCATCTCCACCAAGGCGGAGCTGAGCTTCGACACGGACAAGCTGGAGATCACCATCATCGTCCTCACCCTGACCGCGAAGGTGCCCGGCATTTCCGAGGAGAAATTCCAGGAGGTCGCCCAACAGGCGAAGGCAGGCTGCCCCGTCTCCAAGGTCCTGAAAGCGGAGATCAAGCTGAACGCCACGCTGGAGTCCTGA
- a CDS encoding TonB-dependent receptor: protein MNRTVASLLLLLPAQPAFSEEVAQELEEITVTAEAEATPPAPSAFSPQTVVEVPRETLRRNAAATLGETLGWEPGVSSGYFGPGASRPIIRGFEGVRVRTLRDDLGTFDLSDISPDHGVALEPFLLESAEIHRGPAALLYGGAALGGAVNTRSLVMPREIPDQPVGGGIEARHETQGNALANSGLATFAAGDFVFRLTGSVREAGDISIPGRARSGDYERMENPGVYDPGAGTILPVPNPSGKLPNSFHEASTWSTAVAWVPQDVPARIGLSWSRFDSRYGVPYSYPGDATDLYGDQSIDMAQDRLDLEGALTFGSGPVTRIEARFAKADYDHHEFFTGKGKDSGRDFTDTTLAREGSEGRVDIHHQAFDQRLTGILALTAAGETVRSQRTVFPPPDLQQVEGELRGEQMGIALLEKYESGEWTARLGARLDHADTRDTSLSAFGWEPSETGWSHSLSGAVTWTREGIGPLDRLAVTGILSQVGRQPTAVERYAFWNNAGIGRFLVGGDLDGIPLETERSLGIEVGLEAQAGPVTGKVNAYHYRIDDFVFLQESPGLTGGFGRAVEYVGRDATFTGFEAGLDWRINDELTLQLMADAVRAENTTDGTPIPRMPPLRFGSRLEWKKDALIAGIEIRHATAQDRVQQEPRPELPADAYTLVNADISRTFTLPRGEMTAFLRATNLLDEKARASTSFRKDTAPLPGRGVSVGLRYEF, encoded by the coding sequence ATGAATCGCACCGTCGCCTCCCTACTCCTGCTGCTGCCAGCGCAGCCCGCCTTTTCCGAAGAGGTCGCGCAGGAACTGGAGGAAATCACGGTGACGGCGGAGGCGGAGGCGACACCACCCGCACCGTCGGCTTTCTCCCCGCAGACGGTGGTGGAGGTTCCACGGGAAACATTACGGAGAAACGCCGCAGCGACGCTGGGCGAGACGCTAGGCTGGGAACCGGGCGTTTCCTCCGGCTACTTCGGCCCCGGTGCCAGCAGACCGATCATCCGCGGGTTCGAGGGCGTCCGGGTACGGACGTTGAGGGATGACCTCGGCACCTTCGACCTTTCCGACATCAGCCCGGACCACGGCGTGGCGCTGGAGCCGTTCCTGCTGGAGTCCGCGGAGATCCACCGCGGCCCGGCGGCCTTGCTCTATGGAGGGGCCGCGCTGGGTGGCGCGGTGAACACCCGCAGCCTGGTGATGCCACGGGAGATCCCGGACCAGCCGGTGGGAGGTGGGATCGAGGCCCGCCACGAAACCCAGGGCAACGCGCTGGCCAACTCCGGGCTGGCCACCTTTGCCGCCGGGGACTTCGTGTTCCGCCTGACCGGCTCCGTCCGGGAAGCGGGGGACATCAGCATCCCCGGACGCGCCCGCAGCGGGGACTATGAGCGGATGGAAAATCCCGGCGTCTATGATCCCGGTGCGGGGACCATCCTACCGGTGCCGAATCCCTCCGGAAAGCTGCCCAACTCTTTCCACGAAGCCTCCACCTGGTCCACGGCGGTGGCGTGGGTGCCGCAGGATGTCCCGGCCCGCATCGGCCTTTCGTGGTCCCGCTTCGACAGCCGCTACGGAGTCCCCTACTCCTACCCCGGCGATGCGACCGACCTCTACGGCGACCAGTCGATCGACATGGCGCAGGACCGGCTGGATCTGGAAGGCGCGCTTACTTTCGGCTCCGGTCCCGTCACCCGGATCGAGGCGCGCTTCGCAAAGGCGGACTACGATCACCACGAATTCTTCACCGGAAAGGGAAAGGACTCCGGCAGGGACTTCACGGACACCACGCTGGCCCGGGAGGGATCGGAGGGACGGGTGGACATCCACCACCAGGCGTTCGACCAACGGCTCACCGGCATCCTCGCCCTCACCGCGGCGGGCGAGACGGTGCGCTCCCAGCGGACCGTGTTTCCCCCACCGGATCTCCAGCAGGTGGAGGGGGAGCTGCGCGGGGAGCAGATGGGCATCGCCCTGCTGGAGAAATACGAAAGCGGGGAATGGACGGCCCGGCTGGGTGCGCGGCTGGACCACGCGGACACACGCGACACCAGCCTCTCCGCTTTTGGCTGGGAGCCGTCCGAAACCGGCTGGTCCCACAGCCTGTCCGGTGCCGTGACATGGACGCGGGAGGGCATCGGCCCGCTCGACCGGCTGGCGGTGACGGGCATCCTCTCCCAGGTCGGGCGGCAGCCGACGGCGGTGGAGCGTTATGCGTTCTGGAACAACGCGGGCATCGGCAGGTTCCTCGTCGGCGGAGATCTCGACGGCATCCCGCTGGAAACGGAACGCTCGCTGGGCATCGAGGTGGGGCTGGAGGCACAGGCGGGTCCCGTCACCGGGAAGGTGAATGCCTACCACTACCGGATCGATGATTTCGTGTTCCTCCAGGAGTCGCCGGGACTGACCGGTGGCTTCGGCCGGGCGGTGGAATACGTCGGCAGGGACGCCACCTTCACCGGCTTCGAGGCCGGGCTGGACTGGCGGATCAACGATGAACTCACGCTCCAGCTCATGGCGGACGCCGTCCGCGCGGAGAACACCACCGATGGCACGCCCATCCCGCGCATGCCGCCGCTGCGCTTCGGCTCACGGCTGGAGTGGAAAAAGGATGCCCTCATCGCCGGCATCGAGATCCGCCACGCCACGGCGCAGGACCGGGTGCAGCAGGAACCCCGGCCCGAACTCCCGGCGGACGCCTATACGCTGGTGAACGCCGACATTTCCCGGACCTTCACCCTGCCCCGCGGGGAAATGACCGCCTTCCTCCGCGCCACCAACCTGCTCGATGAAAAGGCACGCGCCTCCACCTCCTTCCGCAAAGACACCGCGCCGCTGCCCGGCAGGGGCGTCTCCGTCGGGTTGAGGTATGAATTCTGA
- a CDS encoding exo-alpha-sialidase, whose product MRPVFSVLFPCLLGVASADPAILVSEFIYESGPYPQIHATTIEETPEGLVAAWFGGTKEKHPDVGIWVSRQVDGKWTPSVEVANGIQHTLSDGTVVRHPTWNPVLFQPREGPLMLFYKAGPTPQTWWGMLTTSDDHGKTWFTPRRLPEGILGPVKNRPLQLTDGTILCPTSEETPEKPSKWTVHFERTRDHGITWQRTPALHDGLTIQAIQPSLLTKKDGTLLAVGRTRQDRIFSLSSADQGVTWSPLKLGNLPNNNSGTDATTLRDGTHLIVYNHVGGLPGKWGGIRTPLNVSVSQDGETWKAAVILEKDPGEYSYPSVIQSKDGLVHITYTWKRQRVKHVVIDPAKLQPKEMMEDGRWPE is encoded by the coding sequence ATGCGCCCTGTCTTCTCCGTGCTGTTTCCGTGTTTGCTTGGCGTCGCCTCCGCCGATCCCGCGATCCTTGTTTCGGAGTTCATCTATGAATCCGGGCCGTATCCGCAGATCCATGCGACGACCATCGAGGAAACACCGGAGGGGCTGGTGGCCGCATGGTTCGGCGGGACGAAGGAGAAGCACCCGGATGTCGGCATCTGGGTTTCCCGGCAGGTCGATGGCAAGTGGACGCCAAGCGTGGAGGTGGCGAATGGCATCCAGCACACGCTCTCCGATGGAACGGTGGTACGCCACCCGACCTGGAATCCCGTCCTGTTCCAGCCACGCGAAGGCCCGCTGATGCTTTTCTACAAGGCCGGACCAACTCCGCAGACATGGTGGGGAATGCTCACCACCTCCGACGACCACGGGAAAACATGGTTCACCCCGCGCCGCCTGCCGGAGGGCATCCTCGGCCCGGTGAAGAACCGCCCGCTGCAACTCACCGATGGCACCATCCTCTGCCCCACCAGCGAGGAAACACCGGAGAAGCCCAGCAAGTGGACGGTCCACTTCGAGCGGACGCGGGACCACGGCATCACCTGGCAGCGCACGCCCGCACTCCATGACGGTCTCACCATCCAAGCCATCCAGCCCAGCCTGCTGACGAAAAAGGACGGCACGCTGCTGGCCGTCGGCCGCACCCGGCAGGACCGCATCTTCTCGCTTTCCTCCGCGGACCAGGGCGTCACCTGGAGCCCGTTGAAGCTGGGCAACCTGCCGAACAACAACTCCGGCACGGACGCCACCACGCTGCGGGACGGCACCCACCTCATCGTTTATAATCATGTCGGCGGCCTTCCCGGGAAATGGGGCGGCATCCGCACACCGCTGAATGTCTCCGTGTCACAGGATGGCGAAACCTGGAAGGCCGCGGTCATCCTTGAAAAGGACCCCGGCGAATACAGCTACCCCTCCGTGATCCAGTCGAAGGACGGCCTGGTCCACATCACCTACACCTGGAAGCGCCAGCGGGTGAAGCACGTGGTCATCGATCCCGCGAAGCTGCAGCCGAAGGAGATGATGGAAGATGGCAGGTGGCCGGAGTGA
- a CDS encoding choice-of-anchor M domain-containing protein: protein MPIARVLLSFAFLCPLVTASTPPTDLVTGHYEIHLDYTPGTADPDDGWKFSVSYDEDDDFSTSAGVVRMEPEAVTMLMGPAAARVVPNPAGVFSRFGPSGTPLWVLPQTQVDGALFLGVRTTMAAGLFQARVGGNYTPSSHGSVSLRLVSGEGTGPDAGGKFATWKVEGFGQAVFSFDTTDGITAADEIPTIPVSSHTHYNWGFTRPGLYRVTFEASGKLMPNHGNMVTTARKTFTFSVPFSSAVGGGGILQVVEADGAPLLLLGDAAAGAAYRTDRAMLEARTPAGAASAALAGAVWESRVTLASSARAFPNGVGIAPAIASAGLPPASWSGTALEISGIHGPGDAAWLDGGTIIADKAGGVVPVPSAGRELTLAFTQKGIYRVEGRVRADRAGAGNFSPPFSLVIGAGLGLDFTYADWSASHEAQAGLAAGALSEPMSDHDHDGIPNGVEFALFWHGLDPTRADGGRMPSARRTADGGGAFTFLRDTYKDPLAGGGWSIRPAVSHDLVRWTVRSATVPGPPLGLFETGAEEGNAHGRIWSRSLRLIPSSAGAPPATFFRLHVTAP, encoded by the coding sequence ATGCCGATTGCGCGAGTGTTGCTGTCCTTTGCTTTTCTCTGTCCGCTGGTAACTGCCTCCACCCCGCCGACGGACTTGGTGACCGGCCATTATGAGATCCATCTGGACTACACCCCGGGCACGGCGGATCCCGACGACGGTTGGAAATTCTCCGTTTCCTATGATGAGGATGACGATTTCAGCACCTCCGCCGGGGTGGTGAGGATGGAACCGGAGGCGGTCACGATGCTCATGGGACCGGCGGCGGCGCGGGTCGTACCGAACCCCGCCGGAGTGTTCTCGCGTTTCGGCCCGTCCGGCACCCCTCTGTGGGTGCTGCCGCAGACGCAGGTGGATGGTGCGCTTTTCCTCGGTGTCCGCACCACCATGGCGGCGGGGTTGTTCCAGGCCCGGGTCGGTGGGAACTACACCCCCAGCAGCCACGGCAGTGTCTCCCTGCGGCTGGTGTCGGGGGAAGGTACCGGGCCGGATGCCGGGGGGAAATTCGCCACCTGGAAGGTGGAGGGCTTCGGGCAGGCGGTGTTCTCGTTCGACACCACCGACGGCATCACCGCGGCGGATGAGATCCCCACCATCCCGGTGTCCTCCCACACCCACTACAACTGGGGTTTCACCCGGCCCGGCCTCTACCGGGTGACCTTCGAGGCATCCGGCAAGCTGATGCCGAACCATGGCAACATGGTCACCACGGCACGGAAGACCTTCACCTTTTCCGTTCCGTTCTCCTCGGCGGTGGGTGGCGGTGGTATCCTCCAGGTGGTGGAGGCGGACGGTGCGCCGCTCCTGCTGCTGGGGGATGCCGCTGCCGGAGCCGCCTACCGGACGGACCGCGCGATGCTGGAGGCGCGGACACCTGCGGGTGCGGCGTCAGCGGCGCTCGCCGGAGCGGTATGGGAAAGCCGGGTGACGCTCGCTTCGTCCGCGCGGGCTTTCCCGAATGGCGTGGGCATCGCCCCGGCCATCGCATCCGCCGGACTGCCTCCCGCTTCATGGAGCGGCACCGCCTTGGAAATATCCGGCATCCACGGGCCGGGCGATGCCGCATGGCTCGACGGCGGCACCATCATCGCGGACAAAGCCGGAGGCGTGGTGCCCGTCCCGTCCGCCGGGCGGGAGCTGACGCTGGCCTTCACGCAAAAAGGGATCTACCGCGTGGAGGGCCGGGTGCGTGCGGACCGGGCCGGGGCCGGAAATTTCTCCCCGCCATTCTCGTTGGTGATCGGCGCGGGGTTGGGGCTGGATTTCACCTATGCGGACTGGAGCGCCAGCCATGAAGCACAGGCCGGGCTGGCTGCGGGCGCGTTGTCCGAGCCGATGTCGGACCACGACCATGACGGCATCCCGAATGGGGTGGAGTTCGCCTTGTTCTGGCACGGACTCGACCCCACGCGGGCGGATGGCGGGCGCATGCCCTCCGCCCGCCGCACCGCGGACGGGGGAGGCGCGTTCACTTTTCTGAGGGACACTTACAAGGATCCGCTGGCGGGCGGCGGATGGAGCATCCGTCCGGCTGTGAGCCATGACCTGGTGCGGTGGACCGTCCGCTCCGCCACCGTGCCGGGGCCTCCGCTCGGTTTGTTCGAGACCGGCGCGGAGGAAGGGAATGCCCATGGCCGGATCTGGTCCCGCTCCCTGCGCCTCATCCCTTCATCGGCGGGTGCGCCGCCCGCGACCTTTTTCCGCCTGCATGTCACCGCCCCCTGA
- a CDS encoding choice-of-anchor M domain-containing protein produces the protein MKRPTIACPSLILSVTTALAGWSSAALYTDGHGDFGLAYENGRLHFHFHAGGATIDGYETEGEFDLTDVITVVSTDALMVLPVDLPALGAGSGQSVWVLPQSQNVMLPFLGLATEELPAGQWTDITFTLGTVTSPSGAGHFALWQYDVFGDPIIRMSTADPGVDEITLGAGSHAHHNWGFTEAGTWTIEMTASGTHAMDGFKQTTEIITFQVVPEPSAVLVSCASAVLLAFRRKRR, from the coding sequence ATGAAACGACCAACCATCGCCTGCCCATCCCTCATCCTCTCAGTCACCACCGCTCTCGCCGGGTGGTCATCCGCCGCCCTCTACACGGATGGCCACGGAGACTTCGGCCTGGCTTATGAAAACGGCCGGCTCCATTTCCACTTCCATGCCGGCGGGGCCACCATCGATGGCTATGAAACCGAAGGCGAGTTCGACCTGACGGATGTGATCACCGTCGTGTCCACGGACGCGCTGATGGTGCTGCCCGTGGACTTGCCCGCGCTGGGTGCGGGGAGCGGGCAGTCGGTATGGGTGCTGCCGCAGTCCCAGAACGTGATGCTGCCATTCCTGGGGCTGGCCACGGAGGAACTGCCCGCAGGACAGTGGACGGACATCACTTTCACCCTAGGCACCGTCACCTCTCCATCGGGTGCTGGTCACTTCGCGCTGTGGCAGTACGACGTCTTCGGAGATCCCATCATCCGCATGTCCACCGCGGATCCCGGTGTGGATGAGATCACCCTGGGGGCGGGCTCGCACGCCCACCACAACTGGGGCTTCACCGAGGCGGGAACGTGGACCATCGAGATGACCGCGTCCGGTACCCATGCCATGGATGGGTTCAAGCAGACGACGGAGATCATCACCTTCCAGGTCGTGCCGGAACCGTCCGCCGTGTTGGTTTCCTGCGCCTCCGCCGTCCTGCTGGCGTTCCGCCGGAAACGCCGGTGA